The proteins below are encoded in one region of Alosa sapidissima isolate fAloSap1 chromosome 24, fAloSap1.pri, whole genome shotgun sequence:
- the mto1 gene encoding protein MTO1 homolog, mitochondrial isoform X1 has protein sequence MAAPCAHVRFVLSMLARRLIRPHIIPYRYSRASSGLTRHQYDVIVVGGGHAGTEAAAAAARVGAETLLITQKIQTIGALSCNPSLGGVGKGQLVREVDALDGLMGRAGDWAGVHFSILNRSKGPAVWGPRAQLDRGRYREFIQAELLSTPRLTVVEGSVDELLVSELDANKPGKHKVTGVRMAGVDEPVQCSSVVLTTGTFLSGSLFMGQTTSPGGRMGDPPSCAGLSHTLREVLGLTVGRLRTGTPPRIVKETVDLSLATVQPPDEQPTPFSYANTRTHCPPEEQLVCYLTHTTPGVEKVVRESLHLNCHIQEDTKGPRYCPSIESRVLRFPGRRHQVWLEPEGLTSDLLYPQGLSMTMPPDVQLRLLREIPALRQAEMRTPGYGVQYDFVCPTQLFPSLQVKKAQGLFLAGQINGTTGYEEAAAQGLWAGVNAGRSALSLPPLSLSRTESYIGVLIDDLVSRGVTEPYRMFTSRAEFRTSLRPDNADLRLTPKGFEEAGCVSAERYAEALRVRKGLDEGLAALRSVCMSSTRWRDTLALTCISKTKSVTLSAEDILQYEDISFEMLASAIPDVFSPYLEFAQRLKIEVLYHSHCERQKREMERILEEESLRLPQDIDYLSLPTSLSQEVREILDRVRPDTLGAATRLPGMTPAAIVHLLNYVTKVPRRGRTAARGSVDSVVRNKRTENKI, from the exons ATGGCTGCTCCCTGTGCTCATGTCCGTTTT GTGTTGTCCATGTTAGCACGGAGACTCATTCGGCCCCATATTATACCATACCGCTATTCACGAGCTTCCAGTGGCCTCACGCGACACCAATACGATGTCATCGTGGTGGGAGGCGGCCACGCGGGCACGGAAGCGGCGGCCGCAGCAGCTCGAGTGGGGGCAGAAACTTTGCTCATCACGCAGAAGATTCAAACCATCG GTGCACTGTCCTGCAACCCTTCCCTGGGCGGGGTAGGAAAGGGGCAGTTGGTGCGAGAGGTGGATGCGTTGGACGGCCTGATGGGTCGTGCAGGAGACTGGGCTGGGGTGCACTTCTCAATCCTGAACCGCAGCAAAGGGCCTGCCGTGTGGGGGCCCCGGGCCCAGCTGGACCGCGGACGGTACCGGGAGTTCATCCAG GCGGAGCTGTTGTCCACCCCCCGACTGACCGTAGTGGAGGGCTCTGTGGACGAGCTGCTGGTGTCTGAGCTGGACGCAAACAAGCCAGGCAAACATAAAGTGACTGGAGTGCGCatgg CGGGCGTGGATGAGCCCGTCCAGTGCAGCTCCGTGGTACTGACCACTGGCACCTTCCTGTCCGGCTCGCTCTTCATGGGCCAGACCACTTCCCCCGGGGGGAGGATGGGGGACCCCCCGTCCTGCGCTGGTCTGTCCCACACGCTGAGGGAGGTGCTCGGGCTCACCGTTGGGCGCCTACGCACCGGCACACCCCCCCGGATCGTCAAGGAGACGGTGGACCTGTCCCTCGCCACCGTCCAGCCTCCGGACGAGCAGCCTACGCCCTTCAGCTACGCCAACACACGCACCCACTGCCCG CCTGAGGAGCAGCTGGTCTGCTATCTGACCCACACGACCCCGGGAGTGGAGAAGGTAGTGAGAGAGAGCCTCCACCTCAACTGTCACATTCAGGAAGACACCAAAGGCCCCAG GTACTGCCCATCCATCGAGTCGCGTGTGCTGCGGTTTCCGGGGCGACGGCATCAGGTGTGGCTAGAACCTGAGGGCTTGACCTCCGACCTCCTGTATCCTCAAGGTCTCTCCATGACGATGCCCCCTGACGTCCAGCTTCGTCTCCTCCGAGAGATACCTGCCCTCAGACAGGCAGAGATGCGGACACCAG GTTATGGGGTGCAGTATGACTTTGTGTGTCCCACACAGCTCTTTCCCTCGCTGCAGGTGAAGAAGGCTCAGGGGCTCTTCCTCGCTGGCCAGATCAATGGGACCACTGGTTATGAGGAGGCCGCAGCACAG gGCCTGTGGGCGGGTGTGAACGCTGGTCGGTCAGCCCTCTCTCTGCCGCCCCTGTCCCTCTCTCGCACAGAGAGCTACATCGGGGTTTTGATTGACGACCTGGTCAGTCGTGGCGTAACAGAACCGTACCGTATGTTCACCAGCCGGGCCGAGTTCAGAACCTCCCTGAGGCCCGATAACGCAGACCTCAGACTAACACCCAAAG gttttgAGGAGGCAGGCTGCGTATCGGCCGAGAGGTACGCGGAGGCGCTACGGGTTCGCAAGGGGCTGGACGAGGGCCTTGCCGCGCTGCGGTCCGTCTGCATGTCCTCCACCCGCTGGAGAGACACACTGGCCCTCACCTGCATCAGCAAGACCAAGAGCGTGACCTTGAG TGCCGAGGATATATTGCAGTATGAAGATATTTCCTTTGAGATGTTGGCATCTGCCATCCCTGATGTCTTTTCTCCATATTTGGAGTTTGCACAAAGACTGAAGATTGAAG TCCTCTACCACTCCCActgtgagagacagaagagagagatggagagaatccTGGAGGAAGAGAGTCTGCGGCTGCCTCAGGACATTGACTACCTCTCCCTGCCGACCTCTCTCTCCCAGGAGGTTCGGGAGATACTGGACAGGGTTCGACCGGACACA TTGGGGGCAGCGACTCGTTTGCCTGGAATGACCCCAGCTGCCATAGTTCATCTACTGAACTACGTGACAAAAGTGCCACGCAGAGGCAGAACTGCAGCCAGAGGATCAGTGGACTCAGTGGTGCGAAACAAACGcacagaaaataaaatatag
- the sult1st6 gene encoding sulfotransferase 1C2 encodes MEQMDKKLSYEEAIERAGDALHRFRLMKIRGIPLMEHIAQNWSSIWAFRPDPSDLLISTYPKAGTTWTQEIVDLLLNNGDPDVSKRAPIPVRIPFLEIFSPPPIPSGLDLLKDMDPPRVIKTHLPIQLVPEGFWENKCKVIYVARNAKDNLVSYYHFDRMNQTQPEPGPWDGYIRKFMKGDLSWGSWYDHVKGYWKERERRNILYLFYEDMKENPRQEIIRIMKYLDLSLSDDIIDRIVQLTSFKAMKDNPMANYSFMPKPVFDQSISPFMRKGEVGDWANHFSPEQAKVFDEDYTRQMEGVDIPFRSNI; translated from the exons ATGGAGCAGATGGATAAGAAGCTGTCATACGAGGAGGCCATCGAGCGCGCAGGGGACGCCCTCCACCGTTTCCGCCTGATGAAGATACGTGGCATCCCCCTAATGGAGCACATCGCCCAGAACTGGAGCTCCATCTGGGCCTTCCGACCCGACCCATCGGACCTGCTTATCTCCACCTACCCCAAAGCAG GAACCACCTGGACTCAAGAGATTGTGGATCTGTTGCTGAACAACGGGGATCCAGATGTGTCCAAGAGAGCTCCGATACCGGTCAGGATTCCCTTCCTGGAAATCTTTTCTCCCCCACCAAttccatcag GTCTGGACCTCCTGAAGGACATGGACCCGCCCCGGGTCATCAAAACTCACCTGCCCATACAGCTGGTGCCCGAGGGATTCTGGGAGAACAAGTGTAAG GTGATCTACGTGGCACGCAATGCCAAGGATAACCTGGTCAGCTACTACCACTTTGACCGCATGAACCAGACTCAGCCGGAGCCAGGACCCTGGGACGGATACATCCGCAAGTTCATGAAGGGAGACC TGAGTTGGGGCTCCTGGTATGACCATGTGAAAGGCTactggaaggagagagagagaaggaacatCCTCTACCTCTTCTATGAAGACATGAAGGAG aaTCCTCGGCAGGAGATCATACGCATCATGAAGTACTTGGACTTGTCGCTCTCTGATGACATCATAGACCGTATTGTGCAGCTGACCTCGTTCAAGGCCATGAAGGACAACCCCATGGCCAATTACTCCTTCATGCCAAAGCCTGTGTTCGACCAATCCATTTCTCCCTTCATGAGAAAAG GGGAAGTTGGAGACTGGGCCAACCACTTCAGTCCAGAGCAGGCCAAGGTGTTTGATGAGGACTACACCAGACAGATGGAGGGAGTGGACATCCCCTTTAGATCAAACATCTAA
- the mto1 gene encoding protein MTO1 homolog, mitochondrial isoform X2, protein MLARRLIRPHIIPYRYSRASSGLTRHQYDVIVVGGGHAGTEAAAAAARVGAETLLITQKIQTIGALSCNPSLGGVGKGQLVREVDALDGLMGRAGDWAGVHFSILNRSKGPAVWGPRAQLDRGRYREFIQAELLSTPRLTVVEGSVDELLVSELDANKPGKHKVTGVRMAGVDEPVQCSSVVLTTGTFLSGSLFMGQTTSPGGRMGDPPSCAGLSHTLREVLGLTVGRLRTGTPPRIVKETVDLSLATVQPPDEQPTPFSYANTRTHCPPEEQLVCYLTHTTPGVEKVVRESLHLNCHIQEDTKGPRYCPSIESRVLRFPGRRHQVWLEPEGLTSDLLYPQGLSMTMPPDVQLRLLREIPALRQAEMRTPGYGVQYDFVCPTQLFPSLQVKKAQGLFLAGQINGTTGYEEAAAQGLWAGVNAGRSALSLPPLSLSRTESYIGVLIDDLVSRGVTEPYRMFTSRAEFRTSLRPDNADLRLTPKGFEEAGCVSAERYAEALRVRKGLDEGLAALRSVCMSSTRWRDTLALTCISKTKSVTLSAEDILQYEDISFEMLASAIPDVFSPYLEFAQRLKIEVLYHSHCERQKREMERILEEESLRLPQDIDYLSLPTSLSQEVREILDRVRPDTLGAATRLPGMTPAAIVHLLNYVTKVPRRGRTAARGSVDSVVRNKRTENKI, encoded by the exons ATGTTAGCACGGAGACTCATTCGGCCCCATATTATACCATACCGCTATTCACGAGCTTCCAGTGGCCTCACGCGACACCAATACGATGTCATCGTGGTGGGAGGCGGCCACGCGGGCACGGAAGCGGCGGCCGCAGCAGCTCGAGTGGGGGCAGAAACTTTGCTCATCACGCAGAAGATTCAAACCATCG GTGCACTGTCCTGCAACCCTTCCCTGGGCGGGGTAGGAAAGGGGCAGTTGGTGCGAGAGGTGGATGCGTTGGACGGCCTGATGGGTCGTGCAGGAGACTGGGCTGGGGTGCACTTCTCAATCCTGAACCGCAGCAAAGGGCCTGCCGTGTGGGGGCCCCGGGCCCAGCTGGACCGCGGACGGTACCGGGAGTTCATCCAG GCGGAGCTGTTGTCCACCCCCCGACTGACCGTAGTGGAGGGCTCTGTGGACGAGCTGCTGGTGTCTGAGCTGGACGCAAACAAGCCAGGCAAACATAAAGTGACTGGAGTGCGCatgg CGGGCGTGGATGAGCCCGTCCAGTGCAGCTCCGTGGTACTGACCACTGGCACCTTCCTGTCCGGCTCGCTCTTCATGGGCCAGACCACTTCCCCCGGGGGGAGGATGGGGGACCCCCCGTCCTGCGCTGGTCTGTCCCACACGCTGAGGGAGGTGCTCGGGCTCACCGTTGGGCGCCTACGCACCGGCACACCCCCCCGGATCGTCAAGGAGACGGTGGACCTGTCCCTCGCCACCGTCCAGCCTCCGGACGAGCAGCCTACGCCCTTCAGCTACGCCAACACACGCACCCACTGCCCG CCTGAGGAGCAGCTGGTCTGCTATCTGACCCACACGACCCCGGGAGTGGAGAAGGTAGTGAGAGAGAGCCTCCACCTCAACTGTCACATTCAGGAAGACACCAAAGGCCCCAG GTACTGCCCATCCATCGAGTCGCGTGTGCTGCGGTTTCCGGGGCGACGGCATCAGGTGTGGCTAGAACCTGAGGGCTTGACCTCCGACCTCCTGTATCCTCAAGGTCTCTCCATGACGATGCCCCCTGACGTCCAGCTTCGTCTCCTCCGAGAGATACCTGCCCTCAGACAGGCAGAGATGCGGACACCAG GTTATGGGGTGCAGTATGACTTTGTGTGTCCCACACAGCTCTTTCCCTCGCTGCAGGTGAAGAAGGCTCAGGGGCTCTTCCTCGCTGGCCAGATCAATGGGACCACTGGTTATGAGGAGGCCGCAGCACAG gGCCTGTGGGCGGGTGTGAACGCTGGTCGGTCAGCCCTCTCTCTGCCGCCCCTGTCCCTCTCTCGCACAGAGAGCTACATCGGGGTTTTGATTGACGACCTGGTCAGTCGTGGCGTAACAGAACCGTACCGTATGTTCACCAGCCGGGCCGAGTTCAGAACCTCCCTGAGGCCCGATAACGCAGACCTCAGACTAACACCCAAAG gttttgAGGAGGCAGGCTGCGTATCGGCCGAGAGGTACGCGGAGGCGCTACGGGTTCGCAAGGGGCTGGACGAGGGCCTTGCCGCGCTGCGGTCCGTCTGCATGTCCTCCACCCGCTGGAGAGACACACTGGCCCTCACCTGCATCAGCAAGACCAAGAGCGTGACCTTGAG TGCCGAGGATATATTGCAGTATGAAGATATTTCCTTTGAGATGTTGGCATCTGCCATCCCTGATGTCTTTTCTCCATATTTGGAGTTTGCACAAAGACTGAAGATTGAAG TCCTCTACCACTCCCActgtgagagacagaagagagagatggagagaatccTGGAGGAAGAGAGTCTGCGGCTGCCTCAGGACATTGACTACCTCTCCCTGCCGACCTCTCTCTCCCAGGAGGTTCGGGAGATACTGGACAGGGTTCGACCGGACACA TTGGGGGCAGCGACTCGTTTGCCTGGAATGACCCCAGCTGCCATAGTTCATCTACTGAACTACGTGACAAAAGTGCCACGCAGAGGCAGAACTGCAGCCAGAGGATCAGTGGACTCAGTGGTGCGAAACAAACGcacagaaaataaaatatag
- the LOC121700654 gene encoding katanin p80 WD40 repeat-containing subunit B1 homolog KTN80.1-like: protein MPVTSIRFCRSGQSHSLLLATYASGHMRCWYVWGDECVWSVKEAVEGGKGEGHAQRQTLCMSVSCSNEQAASGGSDATIHLYDLATQQTLQIYKASSTRTLMDGHRLRVFALAFHPEREREFISGGWDNTVQFWDTRQPHAVRMLSGPHICGDALQIDPVTHQILTGSWRTDKTLEIWEYGSAEKVSEVLPDPYGNSKIYSCHWLGRDHIVAAGSQLNMLKVIHRHTLKTESRFMGLSSAVFSSAVCPAGKWAGLIAATSGNRVWLLDREGQRVKKNKQIE, encoded by the exons ATGCCAGTAACATCCATCAGGTTTTGTCGGAGTGGACAGTCACACTCCCTTCTACTGGCTACCT ACGCGAGTGGGCACATGCGCTGCTGGTACGTGTGGGGggacgagtgtgtgtggagtgtgaagGAGGCGGTGGAGGGCGGGAAGGGTGAGGGCCATGCCCAGAGGCAGACCCTCTGCATGTCCGTCTCCTGCTCCAACGAACAGGCCGCTTCTGGGGGCTCCGACGCCACCATCCACCTCTACGACCTCGCCACGCAGCAGACGCTGCAGATCTACAAAGCCAG CTCCACCAGGACACTGATGGATGGCCACAGACTGAGGGTGTTTGCTCTGGCCTTCCACcccgagagagagcgggagttCATATCGGGAGGATGGGACAACACTGTTCAG TTCTGGGACACCAGACAACCACATGCTGTTAG aaTGCTCTCTGGTCCACACATTTGTGGCGACGCCTTACAGATTGACCCCGTGACTCATCAGATCCTCACAGGGTCATGGAGGACAGACAAGACCCTGGAG ATATGGGAATATGGGTCAGCAGAGAAAGTGTCAGAGGTTCTCCCTGATCCCTATGGAAACAGCAAA ATCTACTCTTGCCACTGGCTGGGCCGAGATCACATAGTGGCGGCAGGAAGCCAGTTAAACATGCTGAAAGTCATCCATCGCCACACACTCAAG acggAGTCCCGGTTCATGGGTTTGTCCTCTGCAGTGTTTAGCTCCGCTGTATGCCCTGCAGGGAAATGGGCGGGGCTTATTGCAGCCACCTCAGGAAACCGGGTGTGGCTACtggatagagagggacagagggtcAAGAAAAACAAGCAGATtgaatag